The following are encoded together in the Myxococcus guangdongensis genome:
- a CDS encoding sensor histidine kinase yields the protein MTMAVSRYADARQFGAHAPEVEERLALLAEASRVLADASLEPPAVMERLCALVVPFLGAACTLRLLSEDGLWLRTMASAAASPEARLLFQTLSPPALRADEGPSREVLRTGEAQWAPDATPEELRQLVPPQQHGLLEDFPFTRWMVLPLRARGKALGTLTVWKAPTAERTVEAGEQLLLQELADRAAMALDVARAYAAEKQARQAAEVAAGRLSRLQRVTAELSQVLSAARVADVIVELGVEAVGAARGALWVVEDGHARLLRCSGYDDADSVQGAFGLLPLETRGPVTEAVREARPVWLESPEALTERYPEVDTKRHQAIRAPSPASACLPLMVEGRALGSLLFAFAEPRVFDADERAFLELLAHHAGQALARARLLEQEERARAQLAEANERLAAIIQASPASIILVDADGTVRMWNPAAERIFGWSAQEAMGQVLPVVPPGKQEEFHGNLARAGRGESLGGAVMQRMRKDGTPLQVALWTAVVQPASGAPEQVLSMAVDVTERQRSESAQRFLAEAGGVLATSLEQEETLERVAHLAVPSYADCCGVFLADEDGQVRCVASAHADAGFKALDGQPSPGLAVVARVVASGQAELRTGLSADAPECVRPPGGAGCWAWLCVPLQVRGQTLGALSFVTSRRDYDAQDLALAQELARRSALAIDNARLYREARHAIRLREEFLSIASHELKTPISALQLQVQSLLAGLKRGPAALTPERLGRALEVVDRQVKRQTQLIHDLLDVSRISAGRLELSPEPLDLSALVREVVERFEPELERTGTRLELELAPESFGLWDKLRIDQVLTNLVSNAVKYGRGNPVHVVMTVGPESVRVEVRDGGIGVSEENLARLFHRFQRAVSERNYGGFGLGLWISRQIVEAMGGLITVKSELGVGSTFSVELPRTRP from the coding sequence ATGACGATGGCGGTATCCCGGTACGCGGACGCACGACAGTTCGGGGCCCATGCTCCGGAGGTGGAGGAGCGCCTGGCGCTGCTGGCGGAGGCCTCGCGGGTGCTGGCCGACGCCAGCCTGGAGCCTCCCGCCGTCATGGAGCGGCTGTGCGCCCTGGTGGTGCCCTTCCTGGGCGCCGCGTGCACGCTGCGCCTGCTGTCCGAGGATGGCCTGTGGCTGCGCACCATGGCCTCGGCCGCCGCCTCGCCCGAGGCCCGGCTCCTGTTCCAGACGCTCAGCCCTCCGGCGCTGCGCGCGGACGAGGGCCCCTCGCGCGAGGTGCTGCGCACGGGCGAGGCGCAGTGGGCGCCGGACGCGACCCCCGAGGAGCTGCGCCAGCTGGTGCCGCCCCAGCAGCACGGGCTGCTGGAGGACTTCCCCTTCACGCGGTGGATGGTGCTGCCGCTGCGTGCCCGGGGCAAGGCGCTGGGCACCCTCACCGTGTGGAAGGCCCCCACGGCCGAACGCACCGTCGAGGCTGGGGAGCAGCTGCTCCTGCAGGAGCTGGCGGACCGGGCCGCGATGGCGCTGGACGTGGCGCGCGCGTACGCGGCGGAGAAGCAGGCGCGGCAGGCGGCGGAGGTGGCCGCGGGGCGGCTGTCGCGGCTGCAGCGGGTGACGGCGGAGCTGTCCCAGGTGCTGTCGGCGGCGCGCGTGGCGGACGTCATCGTCGAGCTGGGCGTGGAGGCCGTGGGCGCGGCGCGCGGCGCGCTGTGGGTGGTGGAGGACGGGCACGCCCGGCTCTTGCGGTGCTCGGGCTATGACGACGCCGACTCGGTCCAGGGCGCGTTCGGCCTGCTGCCGCTGGAGACCCGGGGGCCGGTGACGGAGGCGGTGCGGGAGGCGAGGCCCGTGTGGCTGGAGTCGCCCGAGGCGCTGACGGAGCGCTATCCCGAGGTGGACACGAAGCGCCATCAGGCCATCCGCGCGCCCTCCCCCGCGTCGGCGTGTCTGCCCTTGATGGTGGAGGGCCGGGCGCTGGGCTCGCTGCTGTTCGCCTTCGCCGAGCCGCGCGTGTTCGACGCGGACGAGCGCGCGTTCCTGGAGCTGCTCGCCCATCACGCGGGGCAGGCGCTGGCGCGGGCGCGGCTGCTGGAGCAGGAGGAGCGGGCGCGCGCGCAGCTGGCCGAGGCCAACGAGCGGCTGGCGGCCATCATCCAGGCCTCGCCGGCCTCCATCATCCTGGTGGACGCGGACGGCACGGTGCGGATGTGGAACCCCGCCGCGGAGCGCATCTTCGGGTGGTCGGCCCAGGAGGCGATGGGACAGGTGCTGCCGGTGGTGCCCCCCGGCAAGCAGGAGGAGTTCCACGGCAACCTGGCCCGCGCGGGCCGGGGGGAGTCGCTGGGCGGCGCGGTGATGCAGCGCATGCGCAAGGACGGCACGCCCCTGCAGGTGGCGCTGTGGACGGCGGTGGTGCAGCCGGCGAGCGGCGCCCCCGAGCAGGTGCTGAGCATGGCGGTGGACGTCACCGAGCGGCAGCGCAGCGAGAGCGCGCAGCGCTTCCTCGCGGAGGCGGGCGGCGTGCTGGCCACCAGCCTGGAGCAGGAGGAGACGCTGGAGCGCGTGGCGCACCTGGCGGTGCCGTCCTACGCGGACTGCTGCGGCGTCTTCCTGGCGGACGAGGACGGGCAGGTGCGGTGCGTGGCCTCGGCGCACGCGGACGCGGGCTTCAAGGCGTTGGATGGACAGCCCTCGCCGGGGCTCGCCGTGGTCGCGCGGGTGGTGGCCTCCGGACAGGCGGAGCTGCGCACGGGGCTGAGCGCCGACGCGCCCGAGTGCGTGCGTCCGCCCGGCGGGGCGGGCTGCTGGGCGTGGCTGTGCGTGCCGCTCCAGGTGCGCGGGCAGACGCTGGGGGCGCTGTCCTTCGTCACCTCGCGGCGCGACTACGACGCGCAGGACCTGGCGCTGGCGCAGGAGCTGGCGCGGCGCTCGGCGCTGGCCATCGACAACGCGCGGCTGTACCGCGAGGCCCGGCACGCCATCCGCCTGCGCGAGGAGTTCCTCTCCATCGCCAGCCACGAGCTGAAGACGCCCATCAGCGCGCTGCAGCTCCAGGTGCAGAGCCTGCTGGCGGGGCTCAAGCGCGGGCCAGCGGCCCTCACGCCGGAGCGGCTGGGACGGGCGCTGGAGGTGGTGGACCGGCAGGTGAAGCGCCAGACGCAGCTCATCCACGACCTGCTGGACGTGTCGCGCATCAGCGCGGGGCGGCTGGAGCTCAGCCCGGAGCCGTTGGATTTGTCGGCGCTGGTGCGCGAGGTGGTGGAGCGCTTCGAGCCGGAGCTGGAGCGCACGGGCACGCGGCTGGAGCTGGAGCTCGCGCCGGAGTCGTTCGGGCTGTGGGACAAGCTGCGCATCGACCAGGTGCTGACGAACCTGGTGAGCAACGCGGTGAAGTATGGGCGCGGCAACCCGGTGCACGTGGTGATGACGGTGGGCCCGGAGTCGGTGCGCGTGGAGGTGCGCGACGGCGGCATCGGAGTCAGCGAGGAGAACCTGGCGCGGCTGTTCCACCGCTTCCAGCGCGCCGTGTCCGAGCGGAACTACGGCGGCTTCGGTCTGGGGCTGTGGATTTCGCGCCAGATTGTGGAGGCCATGGGAGGCCTCATCACCGTGAAGAGCGAGCTGGGCGTGGGCTCCACCTTCAGCGTGGAGCTGCCACGCACCCGCCCTTGA
- a CDS encoding S9 family peptidase: MNPGLIPLVVSLLWTQAPAPTATPAAAAQGAAAKPSQVPGIAPLPGQPNVWVSNVPPVPDALRRRMEQYLESRAAGLSDASDDGKQLLITTRFADTNQLHVVEMPMGARTQITFAKEPINRALFQPGDANVLYFLQDKGGGEFFQVFKLDRRTGRSELLTDGKSRHEALRVSSDGRWLAYAGTGRNGKDTDVYVASTSEPTKARRLTELEGTYSPLEFSADGAKVLVQRFRAADDSDLFVVDVASGERRQLTPSEGKGSVDGATFTKDGQGVYLVTDRYSDFSELYLLDTRTAPTAQPPASLTKSVRWSVTDLALSPDGRKLAVAFNEDGYTTVSLLDTRTRALSALSTLPKGVGGGLKFPRKRSDMLALSLGSARSPMDVWTVDLKSRKPTRWTRSEVGGLDTEGFVEPTLVRYPSTDGVQVPALLYVPRNTGGKKVPVVVSFHGGPEGQSRPMFSNFTQFITGELGMAVLVPNVRGSDGYGKAYRAMDDGVKREQSLKDIGATLDFIASRPELDATRVGVSGGSYGGYMTLASVAFYPERFKAAVDVVGISSLPSFLENTQAYRRDLRRAEYGDERIPEVRRVQERISPLGSVDKIRAALFVQQGANDPRVPQSEAEQIVQAVRQRSPDVWYMLATDEGHGFQKKPTRDYAQMTTMMFFEKHLGAPQAPAPK, translated from the coding sequence ATGAACCCAGGCCTGATTCCCCTCGTCGTGTCCCTGCTCTGGACCCAGGCGCCCGCGCCCACCGCGACTCCCGCCGCCGCCGCGCAGGGTGCCGCCGCGAAACCATCACAGGTGCCTGGAATCGCGCCGCTGCCCGGTCAGCCGAACGTGTGGGTGAGCAACGTGCCCCCGGTGCCGGACGCGCTGCGTCGCCGGATGGAGCAGTACCTGGAGTCCCGCGCCGCGGGGCTCTCGGATGCCAGTGATGACGGCAAGCAGCTGCTCATCACCACGCGCTTCGCGGACACCAACCAGCTCCACGTGGTGGAGATGCCCATGGGGGCGCGCACGCAAATCACCTTCGCGAAGGAGCCCATCAACCGGGCCCTCTTCCAGCCGGGCGACGCGAACGTCCTCTATTTCCTCCAGGACAAGGGCGGCGGTGAGTTCTTCCAGGTGTTCAAGCTGGACCGGCGCACGGGGCGCTCGGAGCTCTTGACGGACGGCAAGAGCCGCCATGAGGCGCTGCGCGTCTCCTCGGACGGTCGCTGGCTGGCGTACGCGGGCACGGGCCGCAACGGCAAGGACACGGACGTGTACGTGGCCTCCACGTCGGAGCCCACGAAGGCGCGCCGCCTCACGGAGCTGGAGGGCACGTACTCACCGCTGGAGTTCTCCGCGGATGGCGCGAAGGTGCTGGTGCAGCGCTTCCGCGCCGCGGATGACTCGGACCTGTTCGTGGTGGACGTGGCGTCCGGCGAGCGCCGTCAGCTCACGCCCTCCGAGGGCAAGGGCAGCGTCGACGGCGCCACCTTCACGAAGGACGGCCAGGGCGTCTATCTGGTGACGGACCGCTACAGCGACTTCTCCGAGCTCTACCTGCTCGACACGCGCACCGCGCCCACGGCCCAGCCGCCCGCGTCGCTGACGAAGTCGGTGCGGTGGAGCGTGACGGACCTGGCGCTGTCCCCGGACGGCCGCAAGCTGGCGGTGGCCTTCAACGAGGACGGCTACACCACGGTGTCGCTGCTCGACACGCGCACGCGCGCCTTGTCCGCGCTGTCGACCCTGCCCAAGGGCGTGGGGGGCGGGCTGAAGTTCCCGCGCAAGCGCTCGGACATGCTCGCGCTCTCGCTGGGCAGCGCGCGCAGCCCCATGGATGTGTGGACGGTGGACTTGAAGTCGCGCAAGCCGACGCGCTGGACGCGCTCGGAGGTGGGCGGCCTGGACACGGAGGGATTCGTGGAGCCCACGCTCGTGCGCTATCCGTCCACGGATGGGGTGCAGGTGCCCGCGCTCCTCTATGTGCCCAGGAACACCGGCGGCAAGAAGGTGCCCGTCGTCGTCAGCTTCCACGGCGGGCCCGAGGGACAGAGCCGGCCAATGTTCAGCAACTTCACCCAGTTCATCACCGGCGAGCTGGGCATGGCGGTGCTGGTGCCCAACGTGCGTGGCTCGGATGGGTACGGCAAGGCGTACCGCGCCATGGATGACGGCGTGAAGCGCGAGCAGAGCCTGAAGGACATCGGCGCGACGCTGGACTTCATCGCCTCGCGCCCGGAGCTGGACGCCACGCGCGTGGGCGTCTCGGGCGGCTCGTACGGGGGGTACATGACGCTGGCGTCGGTGGCCTTCTACCCCGAGCGCTTCAAGGCCGCGGTGGACGTGGTGGGCATCTCCTCGCTGCCCAGCTTCCTGGAGAACACGCAGGCGTACCGCCGGGACCTGCGGCGCGCGGAGTACGGCGACGAGCGCATCCCCGAGGTGCGCCGCGTGCAGGAGCGCATCTCCCCGCTGGGCTCGGTGGACAAGATTCGCGCGGCGCTCTTCGTGCAGCAGGGGGCCAATGACCCGCGCGTGCCGCAGTCGGAGGCGGAGCAGATCGTCCAGGCCGTGCGGCAGCGCTCGCCGGACGTCTGGTACATGCTGGCCACCGACGAGGGCCACGGCTTCCAGAAGAAGCCCACCCGCGACTACGCACAGATGACGACGATGATGTTCTTCGAGAAACACCTGGGCGCACCCCAGGCGCCCGCGCCGAAGTAG
- a CDS encoding DUF4397 domain-containing protein — MKRNAWNRRGITLALAATLSALVGCGDDETPDDPKPSTQAKLRVVHASPDAPAVDIYAEGQATPLFTNVRYGDTTAYATVPTGTYNVQVRAAGSAATSAPVYSTGPLTLTKDQSVSAVAAGLLTATDSASGFRVLPLTEGFGAPSEGRARVRIVHAGADAPTVALDVGDDGTSEITGLARFQDTGAAGVELPSGQSLQVGVRTADNQKVTSFTVPALPSRGEVFVIATGRLSEKAHAPAGFGLLAAGVGMVRQNPVVYALHASPDAPSVDVFVGTTELVDDLSFGELSAPIQVPPGSYSLDFFASASGGTRPSGAPAASRPTPALVAGERYLVLASGFLSPAADDPADSTFELLAFTEGFTRDTDSLRLRVVHASPDAPVVDVSPVEGGIVPAAAAFDDIPYRLATSVEGRELPGAQLLVGVAASSASNRSPVARFLLDTNAFLGRGVFAVAAGALSPSTSGEAGFRLVLVDTSTTPWSALNVHPQP; from the coding sequence ATGAAGAGGAACGCCTGGAATCGCCGTGGCATCACCCTGGCGCTGGCCGCCACGCTGTCCGCGCTCGTCGGCTGCGGAGATGACGAGACGCCCGACGACCCGAAGCCGTCCACCCAGGCGAAGCTGCGCGTGGTGCACGCATCCCCGGACGCGCCCGCCGTGGACATCTACGCGGAGGGCCAGGCCACGCCACTGTTCACCAACGTGCGTTACGGCGACACCACCGCGTACGCCACGGTGCCGACGGGGACGTACAACGTGCAGGTGCGCGCGGCGGGCTCGGCGGCCACGTCCGCGCCCGTCTACTCCACAGGTCCGCTGACGCTGACGAAGGACCAGAGCGTGAGCGCGGTGGCCGCGGGCCTGCTCACCGCCACCGACAGCGCGAGCGGCTTCCGCGTGCTGCCCCTCACCGAGGGCTTCGGCGCGCCGTCGGAGGGACGGGCGCGGGTGCGAATCGTCCACGCGGGCGCGGACGCGCCCACCGTCGCGCTGGACGTGGGTGACGACGGCACCTCCGAAATCACCGGGCTCGCGCGCTTCCAGGACACGGGCGCCGCGGGGGTGGAGTTGCCCTCGGGACAGTCGCTCCAGGTGGGCGTGCGCACGGCCGACAACCAGAAGGTGACGTCCTTCACCGTGCCCGCCCTGCCCTCGCGCGGCGAGGTGTTCGTCATCGCCACCGGCAGGCTGTCCGAGAAGGCGCACGCTCCCGCGGGCTTCGGGTTGCTCGCGGCGGGGGTGGGCATGGTCCGCCAGAACCCCGTCGTCTACGCGCTGCACGCCTCGCCGGACGCGCCCTCCGTGGACGTCTTCGTCGGCACCACGGAGCTGGTGGATGACCTGAGCTTCGGCGAGCTGTCCGCGCCCATCCAGGTGCCGCCGGGCAGCTACAGCCTGGACTTCTTCGCCAGCGCCTCGGGCGGCACGCGCCCCTCGGGCGCTCCCGCCGCCAGCCGGCCCACGCCCGCGCTGGTGGCCGGTGAGCGCTACCTGGTCCTGGCCTCGGGCTTCCTGAGCCCGGCGGCGGATGACCCGGCGGACTCCACCTTCGAGCTGCTCGCCTTCACGGAGGGCTTCACGCGCGACACGGACAGCCTGCGGCTGCGCGTGGTGCACGCCTCGCCGGACGCGCCGGTGGTGGACGTGTCGCCGGTGGAGGGCGGAATCGTTCCGGCCGCCGCCGCCTTCGATGACATCCCGTACCGGCTGGCCACCTCCGTGGAGGGCCGCGAGCTGCCCGGCGCCCAGCTGCTGGTGGGCGTGGCGGCGTCCAGCGCGTCCAACCGCTCGCCGGTGGCGCGGTTCCTGTTGGACACCAACGCGTTCCTGGGCCGGGGCGTCTTCGCGGTGGCCGCGGGCGCGCTGTCGCCCTCGACGTCGGGTGAGGCGGGCTTCCGGTTGGTGCTGGTGGACACGAGCACCACGCCCTGGAGCGCCCTCAACGTGCATCCGCAGCCGTAA
- a CDS encoding RNA polymerase sigma factor, with the protein MSLLKDDPRLLQAFRRGEPEALARVYRAYSAHVARFLSRTYVSHGPGGLGRVGPLDLEAAHQETFVRAFREQARLAYDGVRPYSTWLNAVAKQAAVDVLRSAGRIAREAVALDDTPMAERLASTSPSPEDRALEGEMRELVRRFLAGLDEGTRRLADLRFVQGLSQERAGLLLGWSRQELRTREMKLRRAMTAFLVEEGWLVSESPEGLPSAAATAAMLALLFPLFVP; encoded by the coding sequence ATGTCGCTGTTGAAGGACGACCCGCGGTTGCTGCAGGCCTTCCGTCGAGGGGAGCCGGAGGCGCTCGCGCGCGTCTATCGGGCCTACTCCGCGCACGTGGCGCGGTTCCTGTCGCGCACGTACGTGTCGCATGGGCCCGGGGGACTGGGACGCGTGGGTCCGTTGGATTTGGAGGCCGCGCACCAGGAGACCTTCGTGCGTGCCTTTCGTGAGCAGGCGCGGCTCGCGTACGACGGCGTGCGTCCGTATTCGACGTGGCTCAACGCGGTGGCGAAGCAGGCGGCGGTGGACGTGCTGCGCTCGGCGGGTCGCATCGCGCGCGAGGCGGTGGCGCTGGATGACACGCCGATGGCGGAGCGGCTGGCGAGCACGTCGCCCTCTCCCGAGGACCGGGCGCTCGAGGGGGAGATGCGTGAGTTGGTGAGGCGCTTCCTCGCGGGGCTCGACGAGGGGACGCGGCGGTTGGCGGACCTGCGCTTCGTGCAGGGGTTGTCCCAGGAGCGCGCGGGGCTGCTGTTGGGGTGGTCCCGACAGGAGTTGAGGACGCGCGAGATGAAGCTGCGGCGCGCGATGACGGCGTTTCTGGTAGAGGAGGGATGGCTCGTGTCGGAGTCGCCCGAGGGTCTGCCTTCCGCCGCGGCCACGGCCGCGATGCTGGCCCTGCTCTTCCCTCTCTTCGTGCCCTGA
- a CDS encoding RCC1 domain-containing protein: MKRRVAPILLLLTALTGACLDPIRSAPTDACVEDTEGCPDTDPEPRGVARKVTVGRHHACALLESGGVRCWGGTGLVGDGTRALRASAVAAKGLSTGVLGISAGADHTCAVLEGGTVRCWGDNASGQLGQASLSSSLEPLDVGGLGSNVLTVASGEAHTCALHAGGQVTCWGDNSRLQLGSEVSQRSHAPIAVPGLPANLTVLAAGAYHTCAATTAGEAWCWGDNAYGGLGDGLAGAGLKSPPVRARSLALPVRALTAGRGHTCARVGDGAVECWGFNASGALGDDTALDSTVPVRPVGLKVDMRQVRAGTDFTCALSAEGRVRCWGLNEAGQLGDGTRVHRAAPVDVSGLANEVVDLATGVTSTCTVLRDGRAQCWGANAAGQLGDGTQTERAGPVEVQGLEAP; encoded by the coding sequence ATGAAGCGCCGCGTCGCGCCCATCCTGCTGCTCCTCACCGCGCTGACGGGCGCGTGCCTGGACCCCATCCGGAGCGCCCCGACGGACGCGTGCGTGGAGGACACCGAGGGGTGCCCGGACACGGACCCCGAGCCGCGGGGTGTGGCGCGAAAGGTGACGGTGGGGCGGCATCACGCGTGCGCGCTGCTCGAGAGCGGCGGCGTGCGGTGCTGGGGCGGCACGGGGCTGGTGGGAGACGGCACGCGCGCGCTGCGGGCCTCGGCCGTGGCGGCGAAGGGCCTGTCCACCGGCGTGCTCGGCATCTCCGCGGGCGCGGACCACACCTGCGCGGTGCTGGAGGGCGGCACCGTGCGCTGCTGGGGAGACAACGCGTCGGGTCAGCTGGGCCAGGCCTCGCTGTCGTCCTCGCTGGAGCCGCTGGATGTCGGCGGACTGGGCTCCAACGTGCTGACGGTCGCCTCGGGTGAGGCGCACACGTGCGCGCTGCACGCGGGGGGACAGGTGACGTGCTGGGGCGACAACTCACGGCTCCAATTGGGTTCGGAGGTGAGCCAGCGGAGCCACGCGCCCATCGCGGTGCCGGGCCTGCCCGCGAACCTCACGGTGCTCGCGGCGGGCGCGTACCACACCTGCGCGGCCACCACGGCGGGCGAGGCGTGGTGCTGGGGCGACAACGCGTACGGCGGGCTGGGGGATGGGCTCGCCGGCGCGGGGCTGAAGTCTCCTCCCGTCCGGGCGCGGAGCCTGGCCCTGCCCGTGAGGGCGCTGACGGCGGGCAGGGGACACACCTGCGCGCGCGTGGGCGACGGAGCGGTGGAGTGCTGGGGCTTCAATGCCTCGGGGGCGCTGGGGGATGACACCGCGCTCGACAGCACGGTGCCGGTGCGTCCGGTGGGGCTGAAGGTGGACATGCGTCAGGTGCGCGCGGGCACGGACTTCACCTGCGCGCTGAGCGCCGAGGGGCGGGTGCGCTGCTGGGGCCTGAACGAGGCCGGGCAGCTCGGCGACGGGACGCGGGTGCATCGCGCGGCGCCGGTGGACGTGTCGGGGCTGGCGAACGAGGTGGTGGACCTGGCCACGGGTGTGACGAGCACGTGCACGGTGCTGAGGGATGGGCGCGCGCAGTGCTGGGGCGCCAACGCCGCCGGACAGCTGGGTGACGGGACGCAGACGGAGCGCGCCGGACCCGTCGAGGTCCAGGGGCTCGAGGCCCCTTGA